The following are encoded in a window of Vespa crabro chromosome 2, iyVesCrab1.2, whole genome shotgun sequence genomic DNA:
- the LOC124432955 gene encoding FAD-dependent oxidoreductase domain-containing protein 1 produces the protein MFRYFAQRATIINVFDNQRVRQLLIRSYSKKNNNDQNDTYTQLPSEMQRPSDKRKITVKSWNDDKGVKNLLEECLTTVPQRSDIMIIGGGIMGSSIAYWLKKHISKDFHVVVIEQDPTYCHASTTLSVGGLRQQFSLEENIEMSLFGAEFIRNINNYLGIEGEPPVDIQFHPYGYLMLASELSGETLIENSKIQNILGANNIILSPKKLKERFPWLNTDGISVGCFGLEKEGWFDPWLFLCAFKKKAISLGVEYINAKAIGFEFEEISIITEDDFKSRKNIKKVIIQMPNGNIETIRFAAVVIAAGASSQQIAEKAEIGIGKGILSVPLPVERRKRYVYCFHCPDGPGLNTPLTIDPTQTYFRRDGLANSYICGRPPQKDKEPKTDDLDVDHDFFETNIWPILAHRVKSFESLKVKSSWAGYYEYNTFDQNGIIGRHPYYPNLFIATGFSGHGIQQAPAVGRAISELILESRFRTLDLSKLGFERFIKLEVMRESNII, from the exons ATGTTTCGTTATTTCGCCCAAAGAgctacaataataaatgtttttgaTAATCAACGGGTGAgacaattattaatacgatCTTATTCGAAAAAG aataataatgatcagaaTGACACATATACACAATTACCATCGGAAATGCAAAGACCATCAGACAAACGAAAAATAACAGTTAAATCATGGAATGATGATAAAGGAGTTAAAAATTTGCTTGAAGAGTGCCTTACGACTGTACCACAAAGAAgcgatataatgataattggtGGAGGAATAATGGGAAGTTCTATAGCTTACTGGTTGAAAAAACATATTAGTAAAGATTTCCATGTTGTTGTAATTGAGCAAGATCCTACG TACTGCCATGCATCAACAACTTTATCAGTAGGTGGCTTACGTCAACAGTTTTCTcttgaagaaaatattgaaatgtcTCTTTTTGGAGCAGAGTTTatacgaaatattaataattatttaggcATTGAAGGAGAGCCTCCGGTTGACATCCAATTTCACCCTTATGGCTACTTAATGTTAGCTAGTGAATTGAGTGGAGAAACACTAatagaaaattcaaaaatacaaaatattctgGGTGCAAAcaatataattctttctccaaaaaaattaaaagaacggTTTCCATGGTTAAATACAGATGGTATTTCAGTTGGTTGTTTTggattagaaaaagaaggatggTTTGATCCTTGGTTATTTTTATGTGCTTTCAAGAAAAAAGCAATATCTTTAGGTGTAGAATATATTAATGCAAAAGCTATAGGTTTTGAATTTGaggaaatatcaattattactgAAGACGATTTCAAATcacgtaaaaatataaaaaaagttatt ATTCAAATGCCAAATGGTAATATTGAAACTATTAGATTTGCAGCTGTTGTTATTGCAGCGGGTGCATCTAGTCAACAAATTGCAGAAAAAGCAGAAATTGGAATTGGCAAAGGAATTTTAAGTGTTCCTTTACCTGTAGAACGAAG gAAAAGATATGTTTACTGTTTCCATTGTCCAGATGGACCTGGTTTAAATACTCCACTTACGATAGATCCCACTCAAACTTATTTTAG gagGGACGGATTAGCCAATTCTTATATTTGTGGTCGACCACCACAAAAAGATAAGGAACCTAAAACAGATGATTTAGATGTAGATCACGACTTTTTTGAAACAAATATTTGGCCTATTCTGGCTCACAGAGTAAAATCTTTTGAAAGTTTGAAG gTGAAATCTTCCTGGGCTGgatattacgaatataataCTTTCGATCAGAATGGCATAATTGGTCGTCATCCTTACTATCCAAATTTGTTTATAGCTACAGGTTTTAGTGGTCATGGAATACAGCAAGCACCTGCAGTAGGAAGAGCGATATCAGAACTTATTTTAGAATCTCGATTTCGCACATtagatttatcaaaattaggatttgaaagatttataaaattagaaGTCATGAGagaaagtaatattatatga
- the LOC124421596 gene encoding enoyl-[acyl-carrier-protein] reductase, mitochondrial-like isoform X1: protein MVLYVRHFLSLVLQSTKFITIRHMSTVCMTDTVKSLLYKEYGEPVNVLQITKETINKPDKYQVAVKWLLAPVNPADINTIQGKYPSKPSLPAIPGNEGIGEIVDVGTEVTNLCIGDRVIPNASNLGTWRTHAIYKSEDLLKIPKEVGIVEASMMNVNPCTAYRMLKDFVCLKPGDTVIQNGANSAVGQLIIQLCKIWNYRTVNVIRDRPNLQELKNLLMCMGADEVLTENEIRTTQIFKNKKLPQPKLALNCVCGQSATEIMRHLAHGGTMVTYGGMSREPVTVPASIFIFKNISLQGFWMTAWTKANMESKKRQDMYDELILFFKDKKLQAPPHKVVSFSQYQEAITNALNIGGKTGVKYILDMTKN, encoded by the exons ATGGTTTTATATGTACGGCATTTTCTATCATTAGTTTTACAATCgacaaaatttataacaattcgACATATGAGTACTGTCTGTATGACTGATACAGTAAAATCATTACTCTATAAAGAATATGGTGAACCAGTGAATGTATTACAAATcacaaaagaaacaataaataaaccaGATAAATATCag GTTGCAGTGAAGTGGCTATTAGCACCTGTAAATCCAGCtgatataaatacaattcAAGGTAAATATCCAAGTAAACCTTCATTGCCAGCCATTCCAGGAAATGAAGGTATTGGAGAAATAGTAGATGTTGGTACTGAAGTAACAAATTTATGCATTGGGGATAGAGTTATACCCAATGCTTCTAATTTGGGAACATGGAGAACACATGCAATTTATAAATCAGAAGATTTGTTAAAG ATTCCAAAAGAAGTTGGAATTGTAGAAGCTAGTATGATGAATGTTAATCCATGTACTGCATATAGAATGCTTAAAGATTTTGTATGTTTAAAACCTGGAGATACTGTTATACAAAATGGAGCTAATTCAGCAGTAGGACAATTGATTATACAATTGTGTAAAATATGGAATTATCgaactgttaatgttatcagAGACAGACCAAATTTACAAGAATTAAAg AATCTATTAATGTGTATGGGAGCTGATGAAGTATTAACtgaaaatgaaattcgaacgactcaaatttttaaaaataaaaaattacctCAGCCAAAATTAGCACTTAATTGTGTTTGTGGTCAAAGTGCTACAGAAATTATGAGACATCTTGCACATGGAGGTACAATGGTTACATATGGTGGTATGTCTAGGGAACCTGTGACTGTTCCagcttcaatttttatttttaaa aATATAAGTCTACAAGGATTTTGGATGACTGCATGGACTAAGGCAAATATGGAATCAAAAAAACGACAAGATATGTATGATGaattaatacttttctttaaggataaaaaattacaagctCCACCACACAAAGttgtatctttctctcaataTCAAGAAGCTATTACAAATGCACTCAATATTGGTGGCAAAACTGGAGTAAAATACATTTTGGATATGACTAAAAATTAG
- the LOC124421597 gene encoding protein OSCP1 produces the protein MSMHATPILYLNMGGEMLYVLRQRLKAQKIDVDKTVQVLNDVTAALLNVTALSSVFKKGPVIAVASLRPTLECAALSSIMRLDNSSMDKLFDLMTMMVKYQLSVVTGPREVILLTLNHIDAMRDMVSNATGQECVALVHQMVVDFYSDLTFDEVWKTRYDCLQELEPYRVRVSILLRLGLQNEDTSFNLTLHKYNEKYEEHRHTLANQKIKDVDLNQNCRGSFQLFGDRETLLGRNIYSSTYGMTERLKPKQHDSNFLKDCGTKAELGMLATQLGTEETYERPFTLNLFSNEEENSNNKNKCNIDKNNFEKKELEVEKTKINEEYKNKLDNVYADFRENEQEKVARNMDLLDLLDEIE, from the exons atgtcAATGCACGCAACACCGATACTCTACTTAAACATGGGTGGTGAAATGCTGTATGTTTTACGACAAAGACTGAAAGCTCAAAAGATCGACGTCGACAAAACTGTGCAAG TATTAAATGATGTAACTGCGGCTTTACTCAATGTCACAGCACTTTCTTCAGTATTTAAAAAAGGCCCAGTTATAGCTGTAGCATCATTGCGTCCTACTTTAGAATGTGCTGCTTTATCCTCTATCATGAGATTGGATAATAGTAGCATGGACAAATTATTTGATCTAATGACGATGATGGTAAAATATCAATTGAGTGTAGTTACCGGTCCAAGAGAAGTCATTCTTCTTACATTAAATCATATAGATGCAATGCGTGACATGGTTAGCAATGCAACTGGACAAGAATGTGTTGCATTGGTACATCAGATGGTTGTTGAT ttTTATAGTGATTTAACTTTTGACGAAGTCTGGAAAACAAGATATGATTGCCTTCAAGAATTAGAACCATATCGTGTGAGGGTTTCTATTCTTTTGAGACTTGGTTTACAGAATGAAGATACTAGTTTTAATTTAACATTACATAAGTATAATGAAAAGTATGAAGAACATAGACATACATTAGccaatcaaaaaataaaagatgtaGACCTCAATCAGAATTGTAGAGGTTCCTTCCAACTTTTTGGCGATCGCGAAACATTATTGGGAAGAAATAt atACTCCTCTACATATGGAATGACAGAAAGATTAAAGCCAAAGCAACATGATTCGAACTTCCTAAAAGACTGTGGCACTAAAGCAGAACTTGGAATGTTAGCTACTCAATTAGGAACAGAAGAGACTTATGAAAGACCTTTtactttaaatttattttccaatgaagaagaaaattcaaataataaaaataagtgtaatattgataaaaataactttgaaaagaaagaattagaagttgagaaaacaaagataaatgaaGAGTATAAAAATAAGCTTGATAATGTTTATGCAGATTTTCGTGAAAATGAACAGGAGAAAGTGGCACGCAATATGGATCTACTTGATTTACTTGATGAAATCGAATAA
- the LOC124421596 gene encoding enoyl-[acyl-carrier-protein] reductase, mitochondrial-like isoform X2: MSTVCMTDTVKSLLYKEYGEPVNVLQITKETINKPDKYQVAVKWLLAPVNPADINTIQGKYPSKPSLPAIPGNEGIGEIVDVGTEVTNLCIGDRVIPNASNLGTWRTHAIYKSEDLLKIPKEVGIVEASMMNVNPCTAYRMLKDFVCLKPGDTVIQNGANSAVGQLIIQLCKIWNYRTVNVIRDRPNLQELKNLLMCMGADEVLTENEIRTTQIFKNKKLPQPKLALNCVCGQSATEIMRHLAHGGTMVTYGGMSREPVTVPASIFIFKNISLQGFWMTAWTKANMESKKRQDMYDELILFFKDKKLQAPPHKVVSFSQYQEAITNALNIGGKTGVKYILDMTKN, from the exons ATGAGTACTGTCTGTATGACTGATACAGTAAAATCATTACTCTATAAAGAATATGGTGAACCAGTGAATGTATTACAAATcacaaaagaaacaataaataaaccaGATAAATATCag GTTGCAGTGAAGTGGCTATTAGCACCTGTAAATCCAGCtgatataaatacaattcAAGGTAAATATCCAAGTAAACCTTCATTGCCAGCCATTCCAGGAAATGAAGGTATTGGAGAAATAGTAGATGTTGGTACTGAAGTAACAAATTTATGCATTGGGGATAGAGTTATACCCAATGCTTCTAATTTGGGAACATGGAGAACACATGCAATTTATAAATCAGAAGATTTGTTAAAG ATTCCAAAAGAAGTTGGAATTGTAGAAGCTAGTATGATGAATGTTAATCCATGTACTGCATATAGAATGCTTAAAGATTTTGTATGTTTAAAACCTGGAGATACTGTTATACAAAATGGAGCTAATTCAGCAGTAGGACAATTGATTATACAATTGTGTAAAATATGGAATTATCgaactgttaatgttatcagAGACAGACCAAATTTACAAGAATTAAAg AATCTATTAATGTGTATGGGAGCTGATGAAGTATTAACtgaaaatgaaattcgaacgactcaaatttttaaaaataaaaaattacctCAGCCAAAATTAGCACTTAATTGTGTTTGTGGTCAAAGTGCTACAGAAATTATGAGACATCTTGCACATGGAGGTACAATGGTTACATATGGTGGTATGTCTAGGGAACCTGTGACTGTTCCagcttcaatttttatttttaaa aATATAAGTCTACAAGGATTTTGGATGACTGCATGGACTAAGGCAAATATGGAATCAAAAAAACGACAAGATATGTATGATGaattaatacttttctttaaggataaaaaattacaagctCCACCACACAAAGttgtatctttctctcaataTCAAGAAGCTATTACAAATGCACTCAATATTGGTGGCAAAACTGGAGTAAAATACATTTTGGATATGACTAAAAATTAG